Proteins encoded by one window of Arabidopsis thaliana chromosome 2, partial sequence:
- the ABCC13 gene encoding multidrug resistance-associated protein 11, with product MAITLTNFTFLYMDANLKRLGDIFLGFGANVVTLLLILILTITRRNGRCNRRKSYIEKCLLYVTPALGACLSCVDLVLLVRTNRRREVILCFVPLSGFVMWIAVILSLKFACCACHVFTSQILCFWWIFRFLTDALHLNMIFTLQRVQEICLIMLDIAFGISINVLRIKQAHPKIIPLEDPLIEDDDDQKRIVRRLFLEKNGSWWDLFTFGYIGSIMKHGSVKQLELENLLTLPPEMDPFTCCENLLRCWQLQECNNYSTPSLIWSIYGVYGWPYFRLGLLKVFNDCIGFAGPLLLNRLIKSFLDTQYTFRLSKLKLKLRSSIMSVIYRKCLWVNTANRSGFSEGEIQTFMSVDADRIVNLCNSLHDLWSLPLQIGIALYLLYTQVKFAFLSGLAITILLIPVNKWISVLIASATEKMMKLKDERIRKTGELLTNIRTLKMYGWDNWFADWLKETRATEVTHLATRKYLDAWCVFFWATTPTLFSLCTFGLFALMGHQLDAATVFTCLALFNSLISPLNSFPWVINGLIDAFISTRRVSKFLCCLEHSRDFSIDSGFTSEDLAVCVEDASCTWSSNVEEDYNLTIKQVSLRVPKGSFVAVIGEVGSGKTSLLNSLLGEMRCVHGSILLNGSVAYVPQVPWLLSGTVRENILFGKPFDSKRYFETLSACALDVDISLMVGGDMACIGDKGLNLSGGQRARFALARAVYHGSDMYLLDDVLSAVDSQVGCWILQRALLGPLLNKKTRVMCTHNIQAISCADMIVVMDKGKVNWSGSVTDMPKSISPTFSLTNEFDMSSPNHLTKRKETLSIKEDGVDEISEAAADIVKLEERKEGRVEMMVYRNYAVFSGWFITIVILVSAVLMQGSRNGNDLWLSYWVDKTGKGVSHYSTSFYLMVLCIFCIINSILTLVRAFSFAFGGLKAAVHVHNALISKLINAPTQFFDQTPSGRILNRFSSDLYTIDDSLPFILNILLANFVGLLGIIVVLSYVQVLFLLLLLPFWYIYSKLQVFYRSTSRELRRLDSVSRSPIYASFTETLDGSSTIRAFKSEEHFVGRFIEHLTLYQRTSYSEIIASLWLSLRLQLLGSMIVLFVAVMAVLGSGGNFPISFGTPGLVGLALSYAAPLVSLLGSLLTSFTETEKEMVSVERVLQYMDVPQEEVSGPQSLSDKWPVHGLVEFHNVTMRYISTLPPALTQISFTIQGGMHVGVIGRTGAGKSSILNALFRLTPVCSGEILVDGKNISHLPIRELRSCLAVVPQSPFLFQGSLRDNLDPLGLSEDWRIWEILDKCKVKAAVESVGGLDSYVKESGCSFSVGQRQLLCLARALLKSSKILCLDECTANIDVHTASLLHNTISSECKGVTVITIAHRISTVVDLDSILILDRGILVEQGKPQHLLQDDSSTFSSFVRASQ from the exons ATGGCTATCACTCTCACTAATTTCACT TTTCTCTATATGGATGCAAACCTGAAACGTTTAGGCGACATAT ttttagggtttggagCAAATGTAGttactcttcttctgattctgattctcACCATAACGAGAAGAAATGGTAGATGTAACAGAAGG aaAAGCTACATTGAGAAGTGTTTGTTGTATGTAACACCTGCACTTGGAGCTTGTTTGTCATGTGTGGACTTGGTGTTACTTGTGAGAACAAACCGTAGGAGAGAAgtcattctctgttttgtcCCCTTGTCTGGTTTCGTAATGTGG ATTGCCGTCATCCTCTCATTGAAGTTTGCTTGTTGTGCGTGCCACGTTTTCACTAGCCAGATTCTATGTTTCTGGTGGATCTTTAGATTCCTAACAGATGCCCTTCATCTTAACATGATTTTCACATTACAG CGTGTACAGGAGATTTGCCTCATCATGTTGGACATTGCTTTTGGTATCTCTATTAATGTCCTCAGGATAAAGCAGGCACATCCCAAAATCAT TCCTTTGGAAGATCCACTTATTGAAGACGACGATGATCAAAAGCGCATTGTACGACGTCTCTTCCTT GAGAAAAATGGAAGCTGGTGGGACTTATTCACTTTTGGGTACATTGGTTCAATAATGAAACATGGCTCGGTGAAGCAGCTAGAATTGGAAAATCTACTTACACTACCACCTGAAATGGATCCTTTTACATGTTGTGAGAATTTATTGAGATGTTGGCAACTTCAAGAGTGTAATAATTACTCAACTCCATCACTAATTTGGTCAATATATGGTGTATATGGATGGCCATATTTTCGTCTTGGACTGTTAAAG GTGTTCAATGATTGCATTGGATTTGCTGGACCCTTACTTCTCAACAGACTTATCAA GTCTTTTCTTGATACACAATACACGTTTCGTCTTTCAAAGCTGAAACTCAAGCTACGGTCTAGTATAATGAGTGTCATCTACAGGAAG TGTTTGTGGGTGAACACAGCAAACCGGTCAGGATTTTCTGAAGGCGAGATTCAAACATTTATGTCGGTAGATGCTGACCGCATTGTTAACTTGTGCAACAGTTTGCATGACTTGTGGAG CCTGCCTTTGCAAATTGGGatagctttgtatcttttgtATACTCAAGTCAAGTTTGCTTTTCTTTCTGGACTTGCAATCACCATCTTGCTGATACCAG tgAATAAATGGATATCGGTGCTGATTGCATCTGCAAcagagaaaatgatgaagCTTAAAGATGAGAG GATTAGAAAAACAGGAGAGCTTTTAACAAACATACGCACACTTAAAATGTATGGATGGGATAACTGGTTTGCTGATTGGTTGAAGGAAACAAGAGCCACCGAAGTGACTCACTTAGCG ACTCGGAAGTATTTAGATGCttggtgtgttttcttttgggcAACAACAccaactcttttttctctttgcacTTTTGGTCTCTTTGCTCTGATGGGTCATCAACTTGATGCAGCAACG gtGTTTACTTGTCTTGCTTTGTTTAATAGCTTAATCTCTCCATTAAACTCGTTTCCATGGGTCATCAACGGTCTCATTGAT GCCTTTATATCCACCAGGCGTGTGAGCAAGTTCTTGTGTTGTTTGGAGCATAGTAGAGATTTTTCTATAGATTCTGGATTTACATCTGAAGACTTAGCTGTATGTGTGGAAGATGCATCTTGTACTTGGTCAAGTAACGTAGAAGAGGATTATAACTTGACAATAAAACAAGTAAGCCTAAGAGTGCCAAAGGGATCTTTTGTTGCAGTTATCGGGGAG GTTGGTTCAGGTAAAACATCGTTGTTGAATTCACTTTTAGGCGAAATGCGGTGTGTTCATGGATCTATACTATTAAATGGCTCTGTGGCATATGTACCACAG GTCCCATGGCTTTTGTCTGGAACTGTACGTGAAAACATTTTATTCGGGAAGCCTTTTGACTCCAAAAG GTATTTCGAGACATTGAGTGCTTGTGCACTAGATGTGGATATTTCACTTATGGTCGGAGGAGACATGGCGTGTATAGGTGATAAAGGACTAAACTTATCCGGAGGACAGAGAGCTCGGTTTGCTTTGGCCAG GGCTGTTTATCATGGTTCAGACATGTACCTTCTTGATGATGTACTGAGTGCAGTGGATTCACAAGTAGGATGTTGGATATTGCAAAGAGCACTTCTGGGTCCTCTGTTGAACAAAAAGACTCGTGTTATGTGCACTCACAACATTCAG GCGATATCTTGTGCAGATATGATTGTTGTGATGGACAAAGGAAAAGTGAATTGGTCAGGAAGTGTTACTGATATGCCCAAATCCATTTCTCCAACATTTTCTTTAACCAATGAATTTGATATGTCATCACCAAATCACttgaccaaaagaaaagagactcTATCTATCAAGGAAGATGGTGTAGATGAAATTAGTGAAGCTGCGGCGGATATCGTCAAATTAGAGGAACGAAAAGAGGGTCGAGTTGAAATGATGGTTTATag GAACTATGCTGTGTTTTCTGGTTGGTTCATTACTATTGTAATATTGGTTTCAGCGGTTTTAATGCAAGGGTCTCGTAATGGAAATGATTTGTGGCTATCATATTGGGTTGACAAGACAGGAAAAGGAGTATCGCATTACTCAACCTCGTTTTATTTG ATGGTTCTCTGTATCTTTTGCATCATTAACTCAATATTAACCTTGGTGAGGGCATTCTCATTTGCATTTGGAGGATTAAAAGCAGCAGTGCATGTTCATAATGCATTAATCAGTAAGCTTATAAATGCACCTACACAGTTCTTTGATCAGACACCAAGTGGAAGAATACTTAATAG GTTTTCCTCTGATCTATATACCATCGACGACTCTCTCCCGTTTATTCTCAACATTCTTCTAGCAAATTTTGTTGGCTTGTTAGGGATTATTGTAGTATTGTCTTATGTTCAG GTTCTATTcctgcttctgcttctgccATTTTGGTACATATACAGCAAGCTTCAG GTCTTCTACAGGTCTACTTCAAGGGAACTACGAAGGTTGGACAGTGTTTCACGATCACCGATATATGCATCGTTCACGGAGACACTTGATGGGTCATCAACTATCAGGGCTTTTAAGTCTGAG GAGCATTTTGTAGGTAGATTTATTGAGCATTTGACGCTATACCAGCGGACTTCTTACTCAGAGATAATCGCAAGCTTGTGGCTCTCCTTGCGTCTTCAG TTGTTAGGATCAATGATTGTCTTATTTGTCGCTGTAATGGCTGTCCTCGGCTCCGGGGGGAACTTTCCAATCAGTTTTGGTACACCTGGACTG GTGGGATTAGCGCTCTCATATGCAGCTCCATTGGTTTCTCTGTTAGGAAGCTTGTTAACAAGTTTTactgaaacagaaaaagaaatggtttcTGTTGAAAGGGTTCTCCAG TACATGGATGTGCCTCAAGAAGAAGTTTCAGGTCCTCAATCTCTCAGCGATAAGTGGCCTGTTCACGGATTAGTTGAGTTTCACAATGTGACAATGAGATACATCTCAACTCTGCCTCCGGCCCTCACccaaatttcttttacaatCCAAGGAGGAATGCAT GTAGGAGTAATTGGAAGAACTGGTGCCGGGAAGTCCTCGATCTTGAATGCGCTTTTCCGGCTTACTCCTGTTTGTAGTGGAGAGATATTGGTGGATGGAAAAAACATAAGCCATCTTCCGATAAGAGAACTCCGTTCTTGCCTCGCTGTTGTTCCTCAGAGCCCTTTTCTGTTTCAAGGATCACTGAG GGATAACCTTGATCCTCTTGGGTTGAGTGAGGATTGGAGAATCTGGGAGATCCTAGACAAGTGTAAAGTTAAGGCAGCGGTAGAAAGTGTAGGAGGGTTAGATTCATATGTAAAGGAATCTGGTTGTTCCTTTTCTGTTGGACAGAGACAGCTTTTGTGCCTTGCTCGTGCTTTGCTCAAGTCATCTAAGATCCTATGCCTTGATGAATGCACCGCCAACATCGATGTTCACACAGCTTCCCTACTCCACAACACGATATCGAGTGAATGCAAAGGCGTAACCGTCATTACCATTGCTCACCGCATTTCTACGGTTGTTGATTTAGACAGCATCCTAATTCTTGATCGTGGAATTCTTGTTGAACAAGGAAAACCACAACATCTTTTGCAAGATGACTCCTCAACTTTTTCAAGCTTTGTCAGAGCTTCTCAGTGA
- the ABCC13 gene encoding multidrug resistance-associated protein 11, with amino-acid sequence MWIAVILSLKFACCACHVFTSQILCFWWIFRFLTDALHLNMIFTLQEICLIMLDIAFGISINVLRIKQAHPKIIPLEDPLIEDDDDQKRIEKNGSWWDLFTFGYIGSIMKHGSVKQLELENLLTLPPEMDPFTCCENLLRCWQLQECNNYSTPSLIWSIYGVYGWPYFRLGLLKVFNDCIGFAGPLLLNRLIKYLEKGSGSSVGYTLAISLGFISIFKSFLDTQYTFRLSKLKLKLRSSIMSVIYRKCLWVNTANRSGFSEGEIQTFMSVDADRIVNLCNSLHDLWSLPLQIGIALYLLYTQVKFAFLSGLAITILLIPVNKWISVLIASATEKMMKLKDERIRKTGELLTNIRTLKMYGWDNWFADWLKETRATEVTHLATRKYLDAWCVFFWATTPTLFSLCTFGLFALMGHQLDAATVFTCLALFNSLISPLNSFPWVINGLIDAFISTRRVSKFLCCLEHSRDFSIDSGFTSEDLAVCVEDASCTWSSNVEEDYNLTIKQVSLRVPKGSFVAVIGEVGSGKTSLLNSLLGEMRCVHGSILLNGSVAYVPQVPWLLSGTVRENILFGKPFDSKRYFETLSACALDVDISLMVGGDMACIGDKGLNLSGGQRARFALARAVYHGSDMYLLDDVLSAVDSQVGCWILQRALLGPLLNKKTRVMCTHNIQAISCADMIVVMDKGKVNWSGSVTDMPKSISPTFSLTNEFDMSSPNHLTKRKETLSIKEDGVDEISEAAADIVKLEERKEGRVEMMVYRNYAVFSGWFITIVILVSAVLMQGSRNGNDLWLSYWVDKTGKGVSHYSTSFYLMVLCIFCIINSILTLVRAFSFAFGGLKAAVHVHNALISKLINAPTQFFDQTPSGRILNRFSSDLYTIDDSLPFILNILLANFVGLLGIIVVLSYVQVLFLLLLLPFWYIYSKLQVFYRSTSRELRRLDSVSRSPIYASFTETLDGSSTIRAFKSEEHFVGRFIEHLTLYQRTSYSEIIASLWLSLRLQLLGSMIVLFVAVMAVLGSGGNFPISFGTPGLVGLALSYAAPLVSLLGSLLTSFTETEKEMVSVERVLQYMDVPQEEVSGPQSLSDKWPVHGLVEFHNVTMRYISTLPPALTQISFTIQGGMHVGVIGRTGAGKSSILNALFRLTPVCSGEILVDGKNISHLPIRELRSCLAVVPQSPFLFQGSLRDNLDPLGLSEDWRIWEILDKCKVKAAVESVGGLDSYVKESGCSFSVGQRQLLCLARALLKSSKILCLDECTANIDVHTASLLHNTISSECKGVTVITIAHRISTVVDLDSILILDRGILVEQGKPQHLLQDDSSTFSSFVRASQ; translated from the exons ATGTGG ATTGCCGTCATCCTCTCATTGAAGTTTGCTTGTTGTGCGTGCCACGTTTTCACTAGCCAGATTCTATGTTTCTGGTGGATCTTTAGATTCCTAACAGATGCCCTTCATCTTAACATGATTTTCACATTACAG GAGATTTGCCTCATCATGTTGGACATTGCTTTTGGTATCTCTATTAATGTCCTCAGGATAAAGCAGGCACATCCCAAAATCAT TCCTTTGGAAGATCCACTTATTGAAGACGACGATGATCAAAAGCGCATT GAGAAAAATGGAAGCTGGTGGGACTTATTCACTTTTGGGTACATTGGTTCAATAATGAAACATGGCTCGGTGAAGCAGCTAGAATTGGAAAATCTACTTACACTACCACCTGAAATGGATCCTTTTACATGTTGTGAGAATTTATTGAGATGTTGGCAACTTCAAGAGTGTAATAATTACTCAACTCCATCACTAATTTGGTCAATATATGGTGTATATGGATGGCCATATTTTCGTCTTGGACTGTTAAAG GTGTTCAATGATTGCATTGGATTTGCTGGACCCTTACTTCTCAACAGACTTATCAAGTATCTTGAAAAAG GTTCAGGAAGTTCTGTTGGCTATACACTTGCTATCTCCTTGGGCTTCATATCTATCTTTAA GTCTTTTCTTGATACACAATACACGTTTCGTCTTTCAAAGCTGAAACTCAAGCTACGGTCTAGTATAATGAGTGTCATCTACAGGAAG TGTTTGTGGGTGAACACAGCAAACCGGTCAGGATTTTCTGAAGGCGAGATTCAAACATTTATGTCGGTAGATGCTGACCGCATTGTTAACTTGTGCAACAGTTTGCATGACTTGTGGAG CCTGCCTTTGCAAATTGGGatagctttgtatcttttgtATACTCAAGTCAAGTTTGCTTTTCTTTCTGGACTTGCAATCACCATCTTGCTGATACCAG tgAATAAATGGATATCGGTGCTGATTGCATCTGCAAcagagaaaatgatgaagCTTAAAGATGAGAG GATTAGAAAAACAGGAGAGCTTTTAACAAACATACGCACACTTAAAATGTATGGATGGGATAACTGGTTTGCTGATTGGTTGAAGGAAACAAGAGCCACCGAAGTGACTCACTTAGCG ACTCGGAAGTATTTAGATGCttggtgtgttttcttttgggcAACAACAccaactcttttttctctttgcacTTTTGGTCTCTTTGCTCTGATGGGTCATCAACTTGATGCAGCAACG gtGTTTACTTGTCTTGCTTTGTTTAATAGCTTAATCTCTCCATTAAACTCGTTTCCATGGGTCATCAACGGTCTCATTGAT GCCTTTATATCCACCAGGCGTGTGAGCAAGTTCTTGTGTTGTTTGGAGCATAGTAGAGATTTTTCTATAGATTCTGGATTTACATCTGAAGACTTAGCTGTATGTGTGGAAGATGCATCTTGTACTTGGTCAAGTAACGTAGAAGAGGATTATAACTTGACAATAAAACAAGTAAGCCTAAGAGTGCCAAAGGGATCTTTTGTTGCAGTTATCGGGGAG GTTGGTTCAGGTAAAACATCGTTGTTGAATTCACTTTTAGGCGAAATGCGGTGTGTTCATGGATCTATACTATTAAATGGCTCTGTGGCATATGTACCACAG GTCCCATGGCTTTTGTCTGGAACTGTACGTGAAAACATTTTATTCGGGAAGCCTTTTGACTCCAAAAG GTATTTCGAGACATTGAGTGCTTGTGCACTAGATGTGGATATTTCACTTATGGTCGGAGGAGACATGGCGTGTATAGGTGATAAAGGACTAAACTTATCCGGAGGACAGAGAGCTCGGTTTGCTTTGGCCAG GGCTGTTTATCATGGTTCAGACATGTACCTTCTTGATGATGTACTGAGTGCAGTGGATTCACAAGTAGGATGTTGGATATTGCAAAGAGCACTTCTGGGTCCTCTGTTGAACAAAAAGACTCGTGTTATGTGCACTCACAACATTCAG GCGATATCTTGTGCAGATATGATTGTTGTGATGGACAAAGGAAAAGTGAATTGGTCAGGAAGTGTTACTGATATGCCCAAATCCATTTCTCCAACATTTTCTTTAACCAATGAATTTGATATGTCATCACCAAATCACttgaccaaaagaaaagagactcTATCTATCAAGGAAGATGGTGTAGATGAAATTAGTGAAGCTGCGGCGGATATCGTCAAATTAGAGGAACGAAAAGAGGGTCGAGTTGAAATGATGGTTTATag GAACTATGCTGTGTTTTCTGGTTGGTTCATTACTATTGTAATATTGGTTTCAGCGGTTTTAATGCAAGGGTCTCGTAATGGAAATGATTTGTGGCTATCATATTGGGTTGACAAGACAGGAAAAGGAGTATCGCATTACTCAACCTCGTTTTATTTG ATGGTTCTCTGTATCTTTTGCATCATTAACTCAATATTAACCTTGGTGAGGGCATTCTCATTTGCATTTGGAGGATTAAAAGCAGCAGTGCATGTTCATAATGCATTAATCAGTAAGCTTATAAATGCACCTACACAGTTCTTTGATCAGACACCAAGTGGAAGAATACTTAATAG GTTTTCCTCTGATCTATATACCATCGACGACTCTCTCCCGTTTATTCTCAACATTCTTCTAGCAAATTTTGTTGGCTTGTTAGGGATTATTGTAGTATTGTCTTATGTTCAG GTTCTATTcctgcttctgcttctgccATTTTGGTACATATACAGCAAGCTTCAG GTCTTCTACAGGTCTACTTCAAGGGAACTACGAAGGTTGGACAGTGTTTCACGATCACCGATATATGCATCGTTCACGGAGACACTTGATGGGTCATCAACTATCAGGGCTTTTAAGTCTGAG GAGCATTTTGTAGGTAGATTTATTGAGCATTTGACGCTATACCAGCGGACTTCTTACTCAGAGATAATCGCAAGCTTGTGGCTCTCCTTGCGTCTTCAG TTGTTAGGATCAATGATTGTCTTATTTGTCGCTGTAATGGCTGTCCTCGGCTCCGGGGGGAACTTTCCAATCAGTTTTGGTACACCTGGACTG GTGGGATTAGCGCTCTCATATGCAGCTCCATTGGTTTCTCTGTTAGGAAGCTTGTTAACAAGTTTTactgaaacagaaaaagaaatggtttcTGTTGAAAGGGTTCTCCAG TACATGGATGTGCCTCAAGAAGAAGTTTCAGGTCCTCAATCTCTCAGCGATAAGTGGCCTGTTCACGGATTAGTTGAGTTTCACAATGTGACAATGAGATACATCTCAACTCTGCCTCCGGCCCTCACccaaatttcttttacaatCCAAGGAGGAATGCAT GTAGGAGTAATTGGAAGAACTGGTGCCGGGAAGTCCTCGATCTTGAATGCGCTTTTCCGGCTTACTCCTGTTTGTAGTGGAGAGATATTGGTGGATGGAAAAAACATAAGCCATCTTCCGATAAGAGAACTCCGTTCTTGCCTCGCTGTTGTTCCTCAGAGCCCTTTTCTGTTTCAAGGATCACTGAG GGATAACCTTGATCCTCTTGGGTTGAGTGAGGATTGGAGAATCTGGGAGATCCTAGACAAGTGTAAAGTTAAGGCAGCGGTAGAAAGTGTAGGAGGGTTAGATTCATATGTAAAGGAATCTGGTTGTTCCTTTTCTGTTGGACAGAGACAGCTTTTGTGCCTTGCTCGTGCTTTGCTCAAGTCATCTAAGATCCTATGCCTTGATGAATGCACCGCCAACATCGATGTTCACACAGCTTCCCTACTCCACAACACGATATCGAGTGAATGCAAAGGCGTAACCGTCATTACCATTGCTCACCGCATTTCTACGGTTGTTGATTTAGACAGCATCCTAATTCTTGATCGTGGAATTCTTGTTGAACAAGGAAAACCACAACATCTTTTGCAAGATGACTCCTCAACTTTTTCAAGCTTTGTCAGAGCTTCTCAGTGA